In a genomic window of Eriocheir sinensis breed Jianghai 21 chromosome 38, ASM2467909v1, whole genome shotgun sequence:
- the LOC127008776 gene encoding uncharacterized protein LOC127008776 encodes MFAETSFRDTTSPHRHQHQHHRRHQSLQHHPWLPWLTENGKMAAIPQTMQMTKAVRQQRSTGNTANGNTYFGMAEVDQPMRYNSKLMNSIWGRYNEHSVHNFKSLQCGAVQGPVVGGAAAYTAEAAGQTMMMQPPSPTLNGSAMRRRMRELGEAVSKNIMDNLNQY; translated from the exons ATGTTTGCGGAGACAAGTTTCCGCGACACCACGTCTCCGCAtcgccaccaacaccagcaccaccgccgccaccagagCCTTCAACACCACCCCTGGCTCCCGTGGCTGACTGAAAACG GGAAGATGGCAGCTATACCCCAAACCATGCAGATGACCAAGGCGGTTCGTCAGCAGCGCAGTACTGGGAACACTGCAAATGGGAACACCTACTTTGGTATGGCAG AGGTGGACCAGCCCATGCGCTACAACAGCAAGCTCATGAACAGCATCTGGGGCCGCTACAACGAACACTCAGTACATAACTTCAAGTCACTGCAATGTGGTGCTGTGCAGGGACCTGTCGTGGGGGGCGCCGCCGCCTACACTGCCGAGGCTGCTGGTCAGACTATGATGATGCAGCCACCCTCACCAACACTTAATGGCAG TGCTATGCGGAGGCGAATGAGGGAGCTGGGAGAGGCTGTGTCCAAGAACATAATGGACAACCTGAACCAGTACTAA